The following are encoded together in the Arcobacter aquimarinus genome:
- a CDS encoding TolC family protein, protein MNKIYLSLLLTTLSYAQSVNFDDVLTQTLNNSKDLQQQKLNINSAKLDTKMIDSINYGKLVITEEFNRTNHAGYVFNSKLSSREASFNDFGFNEMPAPDFTEPKNLNYPDDRNNFNTKITYDIPLFTGFKLSNQKDILKLQEKANELKYNLDKKSLEVEVLKAYNSAVVAKDFVTALEKAKEAVSKIVESANAFHKEGFVTKIDVNEAKVYALNINSSLIEAKNNFQLALAYLKFLSSNDEISDVQELKNIYFDFPNKDELFKIAFENRDEIKMQDIKVNATKKNIDIANSAYFPTIYSHLEYGFNDDRLTLDKNKDYYMALIGISLTLFDDTRNIEKQKSKIEYAKANLNQEKLKDAIKLELKKAILNLEAKEAILEEKIEAKNLANSVLEQAKLQYKNRLISMTTLLSQEANYRKNESMLIQARYEKSLALANLNLILGKNIKEGKN, encoded by the coding sequence ATGAATAAGATTTATTTATCTTTATTACTTACAACCCTAAGTTATGCTCAAAGTGTAAATTTTGATGATGTTTTAACACAAACTTTAAATAACAGCAAAGATTTACAGCAACAAAAACTAAATATCAACTCAGCAAAACTTGATACAAAAATGATTGACTCTATAAATTATGGAAAATTGGTCATAACTGAAGAGTTTAATAGAACAAATCACGCAGGATATGTTTTTAATTCTAAACTCTCTTCAAGAGAGGCTAGTTTTAATGATTTTGGATTTAATGAAATGCCTGCACCTGATTTTACAGAACCAAAAAATCTAAACTATCCTGATGATAGAAACAACTTTAACACAAAAATAACCTATGATATTCCTTTATTTACAGGATTTAAACTCTCTAATCAAAAAGATATTCTAAAACTTCAAGAAAAAGCAAATGAACTAAAATATAATCTTGATAAAAAAAGTTTAGAAGTAGAAGTTTTAAAAGCTTACAATAGTGCTGTTGTTGCCAAAGATTTTGTAACTGCTTTAGAAAAAGCAAAAGAAGCTGTTTCAAAAATAGTTGAAAGTGCAAATGCTTTTCATAAAGAGGGATTTGTAACAAAAATTGATGTAAATGAAGCAAAAGTTTATGCTCTTAATATAAATTCATCACTAATTGAAGCAAAAAACAATTTTCAATTAGCCTTAGCTTATCTTAAATTTTTAAGCTCAAACGATGAAATAAGTGATGTTCAAGAACTTAAAAATATCTATTTTGATTTTCCAAATAAAGATGAACTTTTTAAAATTGCTTTTGAAAATAGAGATGAAATAAAAATGCAAGATATTAAAGTTAATGCAACTAAAAAAAATATAGACATTGCAAATAGTGCATATTTTCCTACTATTTATTCACATTTAGAATATGGATTTAATGATGATAGATTAACTTTGGATAAGAATAAAGATTATTATATGGCTTTGATTGGTATTTCTCTTACTTTATTTGATGATACAAGAAATATAGAAAAACAAAAAAGTAAAATAGAATATGCAAAAGCTAACTTAAATCAAGAAAAGTTAAAAGATGCAATAAAACTTGAGCTTAAAAAAGCTATTTTAAACTTAGAAGCCAAAGAAGCAATTTTAGAAGAAAAAATAGAAGCAAAAAATTTAGCAAATAGTGTTTTAGAGCAAGCAAAATTACAATATAAAAATAGATTAATTTCAATGACCACACTACTTTCTCAAGAAGCAAACTATAGAAAAAATGAATCTATGTTAATTCAAGCAAGATATGAAAAATCTCTTGCTTTAGCAAACTTAAATCTTATTTTAGGGAAAAATATCAAAGAGGGAAAAAACTAA
- the fliP gene encoding flagellar type III secretion system pore protein FliP (The bacterial flagellar biogenesis protein FliP forms a type III secretion system (T3SS)-type pore required for flagellar assembly.), with product MKIIISLFLFSILAFAEDTAPIVNLSVAALNEPAQFVKTINIAIILTLMVLAPTLILMVTSFTRIVIVFSLLRQAMGLQQTPPTQVVISLALILTIFIMEPYAKKSWEDGIVPYMEEKIGYEEAFEKGIKPFKEFMIKNTRESDLALFYRIKKEPNPKNIDDVPLTLLMPAFIVSELRTAFEIGFLIFLPFLVIDIIVASILMSLGMMMLPPVMISLPIKIIFFIVIDGWQLIIGNLAQSFK from the coding sequence TTGAAAATTATTATTTCTTTATTTCTTTTTTCTATTTTAGCATTTGCTGAAGATACAGCACCTATAGTTAATCTTTCAGTTGCAGCACTAAATGAACCTGCTCAATTTGTAAAAACGATAAATATAGCAATTATTTTAACTTTAATGGTATTAGCACCTACACTAATACTTATGGTTACTTCATTTACAAGAATTGTAATAGTATTTTCTCTTTTGAGACAAGCAATGGGGTTACAGCAAACTCCCCCTACTCAAGTTGTTATCTCTTTAGCACTTATTTTAACTATTTTTATTATGGAACCTTATGCAAAAAAATCATGGGAAGATGGAATTGTTCCTTATATGGAAGAAAAAATAGGATATGAAGAAGCTTTTGAAAAAGGTATTAAACCTTTTAAAGAATTTATGATAAAAAATACTAGAGAATCTGATTTAGCCTTATTTTATAGAATCAAAAAAGAACCTAATCCAAAAAATATAGATGATGTTCCTTTAACTTTATTAATGCCTGCATTTATCGTAAGTGAATTAAGAACTGCTTTTGAAATTGGTTTTTTAATCTTTTTACCATTTTTGGTTATTGATATTATTGTTGCATCTATTTTAATGAGTTTAGGTATGATGATGTTACCACCTGTTATGATATCCTTACCTATTAAAATAATATTTTTTATAGTAATTGATGGATGGCAGCTTATTATTGGAAATCTAGCTCAATCCTTTAAATAG
- the mrdA gene encoding penicillin-binding protein 2 — protein MNLRLNLIFILITAITITLLSRVYFLSIKSNTYYEELSKNNYINRINKVPIRGIIEDRNGEKLAINEMGFAILIKPHLSSFKHKEQLEEIVDLIIKHFPEYEKDKLIKEYKRNDSSYNHEFIKIIDYIPYETFFPKYTVLASQEDIKIESSTKRFYPQKEVASHVIGYVGKASKLDILNNELSSYNGIIGKNGLEKYYNSKLQGEMGYKDVKVNALNQEIEVLAEKEPSTDNNIKISLDVNLQKYIQQIFTAKSGAVIVMDVNNGELLAAASFPEFDNNIFARGISVKEWNEMRNDFNHPFTNKIINGLYPPGSVIKMGVAISFLENGIKDNYTVNCSGSLTIGNRNFRCWKSIGHGTVNFRKAIAESCDDFFYKGSLKIGINKISHTLDKLGFGQQTGVDQINEFVGINPNKEWKEKKHNQPWYVGETVITSIGQGNMLTTPLQIARYTGYIATGKLPKPHFYKANYEEPKDLNTPFEYLDIMRKGMYDVSYAQRGTARRYIKSKVTIASKTGTAQVISIPQSEKVRMKESELKYYQRSHAWITTYGPFKNPQYAVTVLVEHGGSGGEATGEIASKIYDKLYELGYITSTE, from the coding sequence GTGAATTTAAGATTAAACTTAATTTTTATTTTAATAACAGCTATTACTATTACTTTACTTTCAAGAGTTTATTTTTTAAGTATTAAATCAAATACTTATTATGAAGAATTATCTAAAAATAATTATATAAATAGAATAAATAAAGTTCCTATTAGAGGGATTATTGAAGATAGAAATGGTGAAAAATTAGCTATTAATGAAATGGGATTTGCAATTTTAATAAAACCTCATTTAAGTTCATTTAAACACAAAGAACAATTAGAAGAGATAGTAGATTTAATAATAAAACATTTTCCTGAGTATGAAAAAGATAAGTTAATAAAAGAGTACAAAAGAAATGATTCTTCATATAATCATGAATTTATTAAAATCATAGATTATATTCCTTATGAAACTTTTTTCCCAAAATATACTGTTTTAGCTTCACAAGAAGATATAAAAATAGAATCATCAACAAAAAGATTTTATCCACAAAAAGAGGTAGCTTCTCATGTTATTGGCTATGTAGGGAAAGCTTCTAAACTAGATATTTTAAATAATGAATTATCTTCATATAATGGTATTATTGGTAAAAATGGATTAGAAAAATATTATAACTCTAAACTTCAAGGAGAAATGGGTTATAAAGATGTAAAAGTAAATGCTCTAAATCAAGAAATTGAAGTTCTAGCTGAAAAAGAGCCATCAACAGATAATAATATAAAAATAAGTTTAGATGTAAATCTTCAAAAATATATTCAACAAATATTTACAGCAAAAAGTGGTGCTGTAATAGTGATGGATGTAAATAATGGAGAATTATTAGCAGCCGCATCTTTCCCTGAATTTGATAATAATATTTTTGCTAGAGGTATATCAGTAAAAGAGTGGAATGAAATGAGAAATGATTTTAATCATCCTTTTACAAATAAAATAATAAATGGTTTATATCCTCCTGGTTCTGTTATTAAAATGGGTGTTGCTATATCATTTTTGGAAAATGGTATAAAAGATAACTATACAGTTAATTGTTCAGGTTCTTTAACAATTGGAAATAGAAATTTTAGATGTTGGAAATCAATTGGACACGGAACAGTTAATTTTAGAAAGGCAATAGCCGAGAGTTGTGATGACTTTTTTTATAAAGGAAGTTTAAAAATTGGTATTAATAAAATATCTCATACATTAGATAAATTAGGCTTTGGACAACAAACAGGAGTTGATCAAATAAATGAATTTGTAGGAATTAACCCAAATAAAGAGTGGAAAGAAAAAAAACACAATCAACCTTGGTATGTTGGTGAAACTGTAATTACTTCAATTGGTCAAGGAAATATGCTTACAACTCCTCTACAAATTGCAAGATATACAGGCTACATAGCAACAGGAAAGCTACCTAAACCACATTTTTATAAAGCAAATTATGAAGAACCAAAAGATTTAAATACTCCTTTTGAATATTTAGACATTATGAGAAAAGGAATGTATGATGTTTCTTATGCTCAAAGAGGAACAGCTAGAAGATATATAAAATCAAAAGTAACAATAGCCTCAAAAACAGGAACGGCTCAAGTTATTTCTATTCCTCAATCTGAAAAAGTAAGAATGAAAGAGAGTGAATTAAAATATTATCAAAGATCTCATGCTTGGATTACAACTTATGGACCATTTAAGAATCCTCAATATGCTGTAACTGTATTAGTTGAGCATGGTGGAAGTGGTGGAGAAGCAACGGGAGAAATTGCAAGTAAAATTTATGATAAATTATATGAATTAGGATATATAACTTCGACTGAATAG
- a CDS encoding EscU/YscU/HrcU family type III secretion system export apparatus switch protein, giving the protein MQENINKNFIQKAAALKYDIEKDNAPKLTAKGKGETASNIIKIAKENNIPIQKDEDLIELLSQIDIDKEIPGSMYKAVAEIFSFIYDLSNNKKNIDEKLKEKSLNKL; this is encoded by the coding sequence ATGCAAGAAAATATAAATAAAAACTTTATACAAAAAGCTGCGGCACTAAAATATGATATAGAAAAAGATAATGCACCAAAATTAACAGCAAAAGGAAAAGGGGAAACTGCATCTAATATCATAAAAATTGCAAAAGAGAATAATATTCCTATTCAAAAAGATGAAGATTTAATAGAACTTTTATCTCAAATTGATATTGATAAAGAGATACCAGGTTCTATGTATAAAGCTGTTGCAGAAATTTTCTCTTTTATTTATGACTTATCAAATAATAAAAAAAATATTGATGAAAAACTAAAAGAAAAAAGTTTAAATAAACTTTGA
- a CDS encoding flagellar hook-length control protein FliK translates to MLVSNGTLLNILTTNDNKVLKDVLKQADTKSLEQMVKNNSTSATDVLKELFTNLKDGTKSNTTIENILKNSNIFKDLGNVSSNLSNLLENISQDETLQKFKPQLENFLKNIKDMDANTLKEQLKNSGVFLESKLSQNSNTKLETILNQIQNLVKDINTPQAKQVTELLNKLLQTPQNSNQTTNTNVEFTNNLKSLTTALQNLNNSLTPTQTQNLANLTTQLNSLVNNGSLVESKVENSILNQIQNLVKDINTPQAKQVSELLNKLLQTPQNSNQTTNTNVEFTNNLKSLTTALQNLNSSLSPNQTQTLANLSTQLNTLMTQDSPLQNLQAKEVINTQTKELLSQIKNDIIQSPILQNKNILPMIDNLLKMPDLFVKGENLQNLLTSSNNLSTFSNNFASNLTPLLNNLKESLETLNPNNSNLQNHLTKLVDKVEHIIQDISNNPKTDTKITDDMKSILLQMQDDLSSKTDAKSQDISKQIDKLLTQIDYHQLTSLTSNSNYVYLPFFWEMMEDGTINMKKGEEDKFYCQINLTLKDFGKVDLMLGLYNKNKLDLTIYAQREHFKIAIRDNMQKLKVALNSVNLIPVNIKLLDMNEDEKKENKPTQVYMNNAYNQSISSGIDIRA, encoded by the coding sequence ATGTTAGTTTCAAATGGTACTTTATTAAATATTCTTACTACAAATGATAACAAAGTTCTAAAAGATGTATTAAAACAAGCAGATACAAAAAGTTTAGAACAAATGGTTAAAAATAACTCTACATCTGCAACTGATGTATTAAAAGAGTTATTTACTAATCTAAAAGATGGAACAAAATCAAACACAACTATTGAAAATATTTTAAAAAATTCTAATATCTTTAAAGATTTAGGAAATGTATCTTCAAACTTATCGAATTTGCTTGAAAATATTTCTCAAGATGAAACTTTACAAAAATTCAAACCACAACTAGAAAATTTTTTAAAAAATATAAAAGATATGGATGCAAATACATTAAAAGAACAACTTAAAAATTCTGGTGTTTTTTTAGAATCAAAACTATCACAAAATTCAAATACAAAACTTGAAACTATTTTAAATCAAATTCAGAATTTAGTAAAAGATATAAATACACCTCAAGCCAAACAAGTAACTGAGCTTTTAAATAAACTTTTACAAACTCCACAAAATAGTAATCAAACAACAAACACAAATGTAGAATTTACTAATAATTTAAAATCTCTTACAACTGCTTTACAAAATTTAAATAATTCGTTAACTCCAACTCAAACACAAAATTTAGCAAATCTTACAACTCAACTAAATTCTTTAGTAAATAATGGCTCTTTAGTAGAATCAAAAGTGGAAAATAGCATTTTAAATCAAATTCAAAATTTAGTAAAAGATATAAATACACCTCAAGCAAAACAAGTAAGTGAGCTTTTAAATAAACTTTTACAAACTCCACAAAATAGTAATCAAACAACAAACACAAATGTAGAATTTACTAATAATTTAAAATCTCTTACAACTGCTTTACAAAATTTAAATAGTTCATTGTCTCCAAATCAAACACAAACTTTGGCAAATCTTTCAACTCAACTAAATACTTTGATGACCCAAGATTCTCCTTTACAAAATCTACAAGCAAAAGAAGTAATAAATACGCAAACTAAAGAGTTATTAAGTCAAATTAAAAATGATATTATTCAAAGCCCTATTTTACAAAATAAAAATATTTTACCAATGATTGATAATCTTTTAAAAATGCCTGATTTATTTGTAAAAGGTGAAAATTTACAGAATCTTCTAACTTCTTCAAATAATTTGAGTACATTTTCAAATAATTTTGCATCAAATTTAACTCCTCTTTTAAACAATTTAAAAGAGAGTTTAGAGACATTAAATCCCAATAATTCAAATTTACAAAACCATCTAACAAAATTAGTAGATAAAGTTGAACATATAATTCAAGATATATCAAATAATCCAAAAACAGATACAAAAATTACAGATGATATGAAATCTATTTTACTACAAATGCAAGATGATTTATCTTCAAAAACTGATGCAAAATCTCAAGATATATCAAAACAAATTGATAAACTTTTAACGCAAATAGATTATCATCAATTAACTTCTTTAACTTCAAATTCAAATTATGTTTATCTTCCATTTTTTTGGGAAATGATGGAAGATGGAACAATAAACATGAAAAAAGGTGAAGAAGATAAATTTTACTGTCAAATTAATCTTACATTAAAAGACTTTGGAAAAGTTGATTTAATGCTGGGATTATATAATAAAAATAAACTTGATTTAACAATATATGCACAAAGAGAACATTTTAAAATTGCAATTAGAGATAATATGCAAAAACTAAAAGTTGCTTTAAATAGTGTAAATTTAATTCCAGTTAATATCAAACTTCTTGATATGAATGAAGATGAAAAAAAAGAAAATAAACCAACACAAGTCTATATGAACAATGCTTATAATCAAAGTATTAGTTCTGGAATTGATATAAGAGCATAA
- a CDS encoding gluconate 2-dehydrogenase subunit 3 family protein, producing the protein MKRRNFIKFTTILGILSSTNFVLARTFSNENLMILDELLNIIFPKTQNMPSAKEFKALEYLVQNISHKTFDDEDKALIIDGTNDFNSSFSEFLTLNQNEKKELIFQIIQNSSYAKSWVSKISYYGIEAMFSDPIYGGNFEQIGWNSVKHNIGYPRPLKTYGQKI; encoded by the coding sequence ATGAAAAGAAGAAACTTTATAAAATTTACCACTATTTTAGGAATTCTGTCATCTACAAATTTTGTACTTGCAAGAACTTTTTCAAATGAAAATTTGATGATTTTAGATGAATTGTTAAATATAATATTTCCTAAAACCCAAAATATGCCAAGTGCAAAAGAGTTTAAAGCTTTAGAATATTTGGTACAAAATATTTCACATAAAACCTTTGATGATGAAGATAAAGCTTTGATTATTGATGGAACAAATGATTTTAATAGCAGTTTTTCTGAATTTTTAACTTTAAATCAAAATGAAAAAAAAGAGTTGATTTTTCAAATTATTCAAAACAGTTCTTATGCAAAATCTTGGGTGTCAAAGATTAGTTATTATGGAATTGAAGCAATGTTTAGTGACCCAATTTATGGTGGAAATTTTGAACAAATTGGCTGGAATAGTGTAAAACATAATATTGGCTATCCAAGACCTTTAAAAACATATGGACAAAAAATATGA
- a CDS encoding GMC family oxidoreductase, producing MIYDVCVVGSGAGAGPIIYELSRAGLKVCVLEKGDIYNEKDFSKDEIVVRRDIYTPNLKEEYHTIEEFIDGSWHKFPTYESGWSFWNGSLLGGSSNFMSGYFHRLKPKDFKLASTYGVPKNSNIVDWPINYDELEPYYTKVEELVGVSGSVQEYAFLEPRSTKDFIYPALNENKIVDLIDKACSDLDYTSIKTARAIISKQKDFRNPCYYSNYCGSYSCSSGAKGSSRASLIKDALLTNNVEIIANAFVIKLNTTKDKKIKSATYLTKNGTKKELEAKLFVIAAQAVETSRLLLNSKDENFPNGVANNSGNVGKNFLSSSGGIISATFDETHLPLKDLHASGLFVNRSIMDWYYTKEFKGGVIDLLFEHQNPIRRASSLRWKENGDLRIGEELQNAIFETFTKTRTLNMEIFLDWTPTDNSFISVDEEYKDKYGIPVANIRIGSHERDLKIANFIKEKAVKVFEKMGGKNIVSDISALPSSNLQAGGCRFGDNPKTSVLNKNCQAHEVSNLFVTDGSFMPTGGSVPYTFTIYANSFRVAEYIKNNYKKIIV from the coding sequence ATGATATATGATGTTTGCGTAGTTGGAAGTGGAGCAGGTGCTGGCCCCATAATCTATGAATTAAGTCGTGCAGGTTTAAAAGTTTGTGTTTTAGAAAAAGGTGATATTTACAATGAAAAAGATTTTTCAAAAGATGAAATAGTTGTACGCCGTGATATTTATACACCAAATTTAAAAGAAGAATATCATACTATTGAAGAGTTTATTGATGGTTCTTGGCATAAATTTCCAACTTATGAAAGTGGTTGGAGTTTTTGGAATGGCTCACTTCTTGGTGGTTCTTCAAACTTTATGAGTGGATATTTTCATAGACTTAAACCAAAGGATTTTAAATTAGCTTCAACTTACGGAGTTCCAAAAAATTCTAATATCGTAGATTGGCCTATAAATTATGATGAATTAGAGCCATATTATACAAAGGTTGAAGAGCTTGTTGGAGTTTCTGGAAGTGTTCAAGAATATGCTTTTTTAGAACCAAGAAGTACAAAAGATTTTATCTATCCAGCTTTAAATGAAAATAAAATAGTTGATTTGATAGATAAAGCTTGTTCTGATTTGGATTATACTTCTATAAAAACTGCTAGAGCAATTATTTCAAAACAAAAAGATTTTAGAAATCCTTGTTATTATTCAAATTATTGTGGTTCATATTCATGTTCAAGTGGTGCAAAAGGAAGCTCACGGGCAAGTTTAATAAAAGATGCACTTCTTACAAATAATGTTGAAATAATTGCAAATGCTTTTGTTATTAAGTTAAATACGACAAAAGATAAAAAGATAAAAAGTGCTACTTATTTAACAAAAAATGGAACAAAAAAAGAGCTTGAAGCAAAACTTTTTGTAATAGCAGCTCAAGCTGTTGAAACTTCAAGATTGCTACTTAATTCAAAAGATGAAAACTTTCCAAATGGAGTAGCCAATAATAGTGGAAATGTAGGTAAAAATTTCCTTTCAAGTAGTGGTGGAATAATTAGTGCTACTTTTGATGAAACACATCTTCCTTTAAAAGATTTACATGCTTCTGGACTTTTTGTAAATAGGTCAATTATGGATTGGTATTATACGAAAGAGTTCAAAGGTGGAGTTATAGATTTATTATTTGAACATCAAAATCCTATACGAAGAGCATCAAGTTTACGATGGAAAGAAAACGGAGATTTAAGAATAGGAGAAGAGTTACAAAATGCTATATTTGAAACTTTTACCAAAACTAGAACTTTAAATATGGAAATTTTTCTTGATTGGACGCCAACTGATAACTCATTTATAAGTGTTGATGAAGAATATAAAGATAAATACGGTATTCCTGTTGCAAATATAAGAATTGGCTCACATGAAAGAGATTTAAAAATTGCAAATTTTATAAAAGAAAAAGCAGTTAAAGTTTTTGAAAAAATGGGTGGTAAAAATATAGTTTCTGATATATCAGCACTTCCATCATCAAATTTACAAGCTGGTGGTTGTAGATTTGGAGATAATCCAAAAACTTCAGTTTTAAATAAAAATTGCCAAGCTCATGAAGTTTCAAATCTATTTGTAACAGATGGAAGTTTTATGCCAACAGGTGGAAGTGTTCCTTATACATTTACAATTTATGCAAATTCGTTTAGAGTTGCTGAATATATAAAAAATAATTATAAAAAGATAATAGTTTAA